A genomic region of Eucalyptus grandis isolate ANBG69807.140 chromosome 5, ASM1654582v1, whole genome shotgun sequence contains the following coding sequences:
- the LOC104443355 gene encoding transcription factor MTB1, which yields MVGGGIEMKIELGAGYGPWNDEEKAMVAAVLGTRAFDYLVSRSVSNENLLMSIGSDENMQDKLSNLVDHPNSSNFSWNYAIFWQISRSKSGDWLLGWGDGSCREPKDGEESEATRILNLRLEDEGQQRMRKRVLDKLHTVFGGSDEDNYALGLDRVTDMEMFFLASMYFLFPSGEGGPGKCFASEKHVWLTDALKSSSDYCVRSFLAKSAGIRTIVLVPTDVGVVELGSVRSVPESSELVQTIRLSFSTNSFMSVKPIAALPMTNEKKDENAPFSNLALAGKGEAISKIFGKELTTVNSPGHYREKLAVRKMDSRQSWEPHHNGSKLPFSTPRNGTQDTSWAHHAHGVKQLSPVEFYGSQTSASKLEERMNSGRNDFGLNRYPTPKQVQMQIDFTGATSRPSVITRPFTADSEHSDVEASCKEEQGGAANEKRPRKRGRKPANGREEPLNHVEAERQRREKLNQRFYALRAVVPNISKMDKASLLGDAIAYINELQAKLKIMEADRERFGSTSRDASDVEVNATAEQSNQSPDVDIQATAADEVVVRVSCPLNSHPASRVIQAFQEAQVTVLDSKLSTANDTVFHTFLIKSQGSEQMTKEKLTAAFSRESNSLEPLSSVG from the coding sequence atggttggGGGTGGGATAGAGATGAAGATAGAGCTAGGTGCTGGGTATGGCCCGTGGAATGATGAAGAGAAAGCCATGGTGGCTGCTGTCTTGGGAACCCGGGCATTCGATTATTTAGTGTCGAGATCAGTTTCCAATGAAAATCTCTTGATGTCCATTGGGAGCGACGAGAATATGCAGGACAAGCTCTCGAATCTCGTGGACCACCCCAACTCTTCCAACTTCAGCTGGAACTATGCCATCTTCTGGCAGATTTCCAGGTCCAAGTCGGGGGATTGGCTATTGGGTTGGGGGGATGGGTCCTGTAGGGAGCCGAAAGATGGAGAAGAATCCGAAGCGACTCGAATCCTTAATTTGAGACTCGAGGACGAGGGCCAGCAGAGGATGAGGAAACGGGTGCTGGACAAGTTGCACACCGTCTTTGGTGGGTCGGATGAGGACAATTATGCTCTCGGCTTGGACCGGGTGACGGACATGGAGATGTTCTTTCTGGCGTCCATGTACTTCTTGTTTCCCTCGGGAGAAGGGGGTCCAGGCAAATGTTTTGCCTCGGAGAAGCATGTATGGCTGACAGATGCACTCAAGTCGTCTTCTGATTATTGCGTTCGGTCATTTCTTGCAAAGTCTGCAGGGATTCGGACAATAGTTTTGGTTCCGACTGACGTTGGGGTTGTAGAGTTGGGTTCGGTTAGATCTGTCCCGGAAAGCTCGGAGCTGGTGCAGACCATAAGATTGTCTTTCTCGACGAATTCATTTATGTCGGTTAAGCCAATAGCTGCCTTACCCATGACGAATGAAAAGAAGGACGAAAACGCACCCTTCTCTAATTTGGCGTTGGCAGGTAAGGGTGAGGCAATCTCCAAGATATTTGGTAAGGAGTTAACCACAGTTAACAGTCCTGGCCATTATAGGGAGAAACTTGCCGTTAGAAAGATGGACTCCAGGCAATCGTGGGAACCTCACCATAACGGAAGTAAACTCCCATTTTCAACTCCTAGAAATGGCACCCAAGACACGAGTTGGGCTCATCATGCTCATGGCGTAAAGCAGTTGAGTCCTGTGGAATTTTATGGCTCTCAAACCTCAGCCAGTAAATTAGAGGAGCGGATGAACAGCGGTAGGAATGATTTTGGATTGAACCGCTACCCAACACCAAAGCAGGTGCAAATGCAAATCGACTTTACAGGTGCCACTTCAAGGCCTTCTGTGATAACCCGACCATTCACTGCCGACTCTGAGCATTCTGATGTTGAAGCTTCATGCAAGGAAGAGCAGGGTGGTGCAGCAAACGAGAAGAGACCAAGAAAAAGAGGCAGGAAGCCTGCGAATGGAAGAGAAGAACCTCTCAATCATGTGGAGGCAGAACGGCAGCGACGTGAGAAGCTGAACCAGAGGTTCTATGCCCTTCGTGCAGTGGTGCCTAATATATCCAAGATGGATAAAGCTTCATTATTAGGAGATGCCATTGCTTATATAAATGAGCTTCAAGCGAAGCTCAAAATCATGGAAGCAGATCGGGAGAGGTTTGGAAGCACTTCAAGAGATGCATCAGACGTCGAGGTTAATGCCACCGCAGAGCAATCAAACCAATCTCCAGATGTTGATATCCAAGCTACTGCTGCTGATGAGGTTGTCGTGAGGGTCAGCTGTCCTTTGAATTCTCACCCTGCATCAAGAGTTATCCAGGCTTTCCAAGAGGCGCAGGTCACCGTTCTTGACTCGAAGCTTTCGACAGCCAATGATACTGTGTTCCATACATTCCTGATAAAGTCGCAAGGGTCTGAACAGATGACAAAGGAGAAGTTAACTGCAGCATTTTCCCGTGAATCCAACTCCTTAGAGCCATTGTCGTCTGTTGGCTAG